A stretch of the Gossypium hirsutum isolate 1008001.06 chromosome D07, Gossypium_hirsutum_v2.1, whole genome shotgun sequence genome encodes the following:
- the LOC107954833 gene encoding uncharacterized protein isoform X5 yields the protein MLPSLSKEDANSSATTGVIASCQDVDLPINGNSQGSESDHLKGNQADASEQEKINFDVPLSSDVSTIEKVDCADNMLLSLSNEDTNNSASTGVTGVNMMDKKLSDFTFGELDHIVLKERRKLLLKRKFMELEKPAVKGIPVGLREDTIANSTRSIKQELQPIDGECLTSQNQFNDIPIRNAANLSGFSANNSSSLEDSAWRNKEKLQYVDGKSWLSGIEYNDIPNRSASNFQRTSSTGTESDRSGKRMGDSNIVCPSQRTSMEFTLRDGDDSVPASTNICSSALNTSVKLKVEPLDYSNLQNPERSTFGNMVSVKCEEDISDGIDHMLFRDRMKLLTPFEDFKLNFSNNFECLGQSEPAAFGFSLFVSEPAKPIMISRPRSRKKTATDSVVTALEEDAPELLKVLRDQGVSVDEIKLYGESENYDALDESFNEDSFSELEAVMTKLFSQRSHFLKFSSIRCAKGSKPSYCLACLFSLVEQTRYLQFRRWPVEWGWCRDLQSFIFVFKRHHRIVLERPEYGYATYFFELLDSLPVGWQVMRLVTAMKLTRCGRITLIENKPLSVGEDLSEGEAKVLMQYGWVPNTGLGTMLNYCDRVVHDRKNESDSSEWRSKIGKLLVDAYNGGTIVSASLVEDVIEQDSERTQIKTEL from the exons ATGCTGCCTAGTTTATCAAAAGAAGATGCAAATAGTTCTGCTACTACTGGTGTTATAGCTTCTTGCCAAGATGTAGATTTGCCTATAAATGGTAACAGCCAAGGAAGTGAATCTGACCACCTGAAAGGTAATCAAGCTGATGCTTCTGAACAGGAGAAGATCAATTTTGATGTGCCTCTGTCTTCAGATGTTTCTACTATTGAAAAAGTTGACTGTGCTGATAACATGCTGTTGAGTTTATCAAATGAGGATACAAATAATTCTGCCAGTACTGGTGTTACGGGTGTGAATATGATGGATAAAAAGCTCAGTGACTTTACATTTGGTGAACTTGACCACATTGtattgaaagaaagaagaaaattgcTTCTAAAAAG gaaatttatggaactggaaaAGCCAGCTGTAAAG GGCATCCCTGTGGGGTTGAGAGAAGATACTATAGCTAATTCTACCAGGAGCATTAAACAAGAGCTTCAGCCTATTGATGGAGAATGTTTAACATCTCAAAATCAATTTAATGATATTCCTATAAGAAATGCGGCCAATCTTTCTGGTTTTTCAGCAAATAATTCATCTAGTTTGGAAGACTCTGCTTGGAGGAACAAAGAAAAGCTTCAGTATGTTGATGGAAAATCCTGGTTGAGTGGAATTGAATATAATGACATACCTAACAGAAGTGCTTCTAATTTTCAAAGAACTTCTTCCACTG GGACTGAATCTGATAGGTCAGGAAAAAGAATGGGAGATAGCAACATAGTTTGTCCCTCTCAGAGAACATCAATGGAGTTTACATTGCGTGATGGAGATGATTCTGTTCCTGCAAGTACAAATATATGCAGTTCAGCTTTGAATACTTCGGTCAAACTGAAAGTTGAACCATTAGATTATAGTAACTTGCAAAACCCAGAGAGGAGCACTTTTGGTAACATGGTATCAGTGAAGTGTGAAGAGGACATCTCTGATGGGATAGACCATATGCTATTTCGAGATCGGATGAAGCTACTTACACCATTTGAGGATTTTAAATTGAACTTTTCCAACAATTTTGAGTGCTTGGGGCAAAGTGAGCCTGCTGCCTTTGGATTTAGCCTCTTTGTTTCAGAACCTGCCAAACCTATAATGATAAGCCGTCCAAGGAGTAGAAAGAAGACTGCCAC GGATTCGGTTGTAACAGCATTAGAAGAAGATGCACCTGAACTTCTCAAG GTGTTGCGTGATCAAGGTGTGTCAGTTGATGAAATTAAGCTTTATGGGGAGTCAGAGAATTACGATGCCTTAGATGAATCATTCAACGAAGATAGCTTCTCAGAGCTTGAAGCTGTGATGACAAAG CTTTTCTCTCAGCGCAgccattttttaaagttttcttcTATACGATGTGCTAAGGGCTCAAAACCTAGTTATTGCTTGGCTTGCCTATTCTCACTTGTGGAGCAG ACACGTTATCTGCAGTTCCGTAGATGGCCAGTTGAATGGGGTTGGTGCCGGGATCTTCAATCATTTATATTTGTCTTTAAAAGACACCACAG AATTGTACTTGAACGTCCAGAATATGGTTATGCAACATACTTCTTTGAGCTGTTAGATTCCTTACCCGTTGGTTGGCAGGTGATGAGATTGGTGACTGCCATGAAGCTTACTAGGTGTGGCAGGATAACGCTGATTGAGAACAAACCATTATCG GTTGGCGAAGACTTGAGTGAAGGTGAGGCAAAGGTGTTAATGCAGTATGGTTGGGTCCCGAATACTGGCTTGGGAACAATGCTCAATTACTGTGATAGAGTTGTCCATGATAGAAAAAATGAGAGCGACAGCTCGGAATGGAGATCAAAAATAGGAAAGCTGCTAGTAGATGCATATAACGGTGGAACTATTGTCTCTGCTAGTCTTGTAGAGGATGTCATCGAACAGGACAGTGAGCGAACACAGATTAAAACGGAACTTTGA